The DNA region TGCAAATGTGAAAATAAAACTCCTACAATAAGTAACTCCACTTTAGTTAGAAGCAGGTAGTGAGCACCCTTGTGTTGTGGTCAAGTGGCTCAAAATGAGAAGGTTACCGATCTCCCCTTCTAGGACTTGCAATGTCAGGAATTTCTGTTGGTGATGGTGGATATTCTGGAAAAAGCAGAGGCTCTAGAGTACATGATTCTGATGGAAATTTCATTCCTGGTGATGGAGGTGGATAATAGAACTTAGGGGATTCTAGATTAATGTAAGCGGTTGGTGAAGAAGGCAATATGAATTCAAATGTTGAAGATGTAATTGGAGGGTCATTTGTTTCTGTGGAAGGAATATTAGGCACAAGACTTGATGATGTGTGTATAGATGGAGGAGATCTTTGCAATGCAACATCATTATTGTAAGGAACTAGGGAGGGGGCTTCCAGCATTGGTGGCCTTTGAACATGTAGCAATGGTGGAGGTCTGATTGTGTTTAACCGCACGTTTTGCCTTTCCGGGTGATTGTAAATTGGCCTTGTTGAATGATCATGAGAATGTAATCCAGTGTGAAATTGAGCAAAGTCCTTGAGCTCTTCCTTGCTTATAGTGTATATGTAATCATTGTGATGGCGCCGCCTGTAAGGAAGGGAAGCATGAAAGTTGTTTTCATGTAAATGactttttctaattttcttacCGGTTCTATTCACACCCAAGTTGTCATCATTCTTACTTCTCGAGctctccatttttttttccaaacacACTGGAATACACACTAAAAGAAATTATGAAAAGGACacctaaaaaaatttaaaaccaaAATGAAAACACCACTAATCACACAAAATCAACTTAATTTTCCcccaaaatttaaaattcacaGAAGTCAACAAAATTTTAAACCGGTAGCAAACACAAACGAAAGACTCGAAGTTCAAACTAGAATATCAAGAAAAGAATGTACTGCTTTGAGAGAATATTACCACAAACCTAAATCAAATGAAGAAGAGTGAGTTTTACAAAGGAAAgacattgaaagaaaaaattaaaacttggcTTGGAGGTTTGGACAATGAGATTTGAAGAATAGCAAGAAGCTAAG from Lotus japonicus ecotype B-129 chromosome 2, LjGifu_v1.2 includes:
- the LOC130737167 gene encoding protein HAIKU1-like; this translates as MESSRSKNDDNLGVNRTGKKIRKSHLHENNFHASLPYRRRHHNDYIYTISKEELKDFAQFHTGLHSHDHSTRPIYNHPERQNVRLNTIRPPPLLHVQRPPMLEAPSLVPYNNDVALQRSPPSIHTSSSLVPNIPSTETNDPPITSSTFEFILPSSPTAYINLESPKFYYPPPSPGMKFPSESCTLEPLLFPEYPPSPTEIPDIASPRRGDR